In Panicum virgatum strain AP13 chromosome 4N, P.virgatum_v5, whole genome shotgun sequence, a single window of DNA contains:
- the LOC120669701 gene encoding uncharacterized protein LOC120669701 isoform X5 has translation MDFGGSGDRGGIIASPGTEDEKLTRRRSRRVSFADTTAVHVFDRDEDFETPPEEREPGSASPSPARSSAEREDVDDTEEFHRPPVIFLPDIESSSPGSTAGSIASADDDNFFGPVSTSFIQTGRPSDSGISEDDNHDITMDSTMFSMHFRNIDPPDDCTANSAASLMTPNVESKGPLKELTVSDPGRTLSSDRTDMSLLTGNPRSYDYGKLPPTLNSMMQKVNGGQQTEFPKAGIADVTPDCVLTLPSSEEENREGNLCIGNGTSSGELSSDNTIAEHISMSDDHENSQNCNYDRMVVDPGVNNTVEAPAKLSSVHKSSVNNGDLQSHLLHQSLLKDQSPGTNNTTDASQLSNAAPAILLMDAEQLHQQNKVMDTETILDTPRNVGQQLQVLQGSISSLRSKRQKIFTGTPLSNSKVASEEACSLGSEFVEHGKRISALKNVLKTRLQESPAACRLPLVEKNELGHQANDMVRNTEDHDSTLSVSSNSVPRHQLKKTDESFILGTPKEGLNEATRVQDTSRHVLTLDSQPSHECNPLLDLDVGRKRAATENGHAQQECPEEIAKAARSPKKSRKVLSCVSQSSLMIEEKQNGALGNGQLVNVDWDKALCTISNATEQVLSASIIKLNLQQLDMLSGRLDEIHVARKYKRLATAVRIKDFCGDKQKRIEEARSLHEKLFYEKAKLQINKMKLAKLQNEAQLYQDGIQECRFLKSKILGAEQMKDACLPAATSINASDRQVELAILTEKQLELNNIQQKVEHLRSSLDCFRNIEGDINYDSVMRHAEEQLKMRNQCHFIHRQAGLPEVTDFVKRDNKRELILNYHNLLFQRCKFLIEKEVHLLSQRIYLVCLTP, from the exons ATGGACTTCGGCGGCAGCGGTGACCGCGGCGGCATCATCGCATCGCCGGGGACGGAGGACGAGAAGCTCACGCGGAGGCGCTCCCGCCGCGTGAGCTTCGCGGACACCACCGCGGTGCATGTGTTCGACCGCGACGAGGACTTCGAGACGCCCCCCGAGGAGCGCGAGCCCGGCTCGGCGTCCCCGTCCCCCGCAAGGTCCTCGGCGGAGCGGGAGGATGTGGACGACACCGAGGAGTTCCACCGGCCCCCGGTCATCTTCCTGCCAGACATCGAGTCATCGTCCCCCGGCAGCACCGCCGGATCCATCGCCTCAGCTGATg ATGATAACTTCTTTGGACCTGTATCGACAAGCTTTATTCAAACAGGAAGACCATCGGATTCTGGAATATCAGAGGATGACAACCATGATATAACTATGGATTCCACGATGTTCTCGATGCATTTTCGCAACATTGATCCACCAGATGACTGTACAGCCAACTCAGCTGCCAGTCTAATGACACCTAATGTGGAATCTAAGGGACCCTTGAAAGAACTTACTGTATCTGATCCTGGAAGAACATTGAGTAGTGATCGGACTGACATGAGTTTGTTGACTGGTAACCCCAGGAGTTATGATTACGGTAAGCTACCACCCACATTGAACAGTATGATGCAGAAGGTAAATGGGGGGCAGCAAACAGAGTTTCCGAAAGCTGGAATAGCTGATGTAACTCCTGATTGTGTTTTAACCTTGCCTTCATCTGAGGAAGAAAATAGGGAAGGAAACTTGTGCATTGGCAATGGTACATCTTCTGGTGAGCTGAGCTCTGATAATACTATCGCGGAGCACATATCCATGAGTGATGATCATGAGAATTCCCAG AATTGCAACTATGACCGCATGGTTGTTGACCCTGGTGTCAATAATACTGTAGAAGCTCCGGCAAAGCTTTCATCAGTACATAAATCCTCTGTGAACAATGGTGACTTACAATCCCATCTCTTACATCAATCTTTGTTGAAAGATCAATCACCTGGAACAAATAACACTACAGATGCTTCCCAACTGTCAAATGCTGCTCCTGCCATTTTGCTGATGGATGCTGAGCAGCTGCACCAGCAAAATAAAGTGATGGATACAGAAACCATTCTAGATACTCCAAGAAATGTAGGTCAGCAGTTGCAAGTTCTACAAGGCTCTATATCCTCCCTACGCTCGAAAAGGCAGAAAATCTTCACTGGTACTCCTCTATCCAACAGTAAAGTGGCAAGTGAGGAGGCTTGTTCTTTGGGTAGCGAGTTTGTTGAACATGGCAAGAGAATATCTGCTCTGAAGAATGTGCTGAAGACCAGGCTTCAAGAATCGCCTGCAGCTTGCAGGTTACCATTGGTTGAAAAGAATGAACTTGGTCATCAAGCAAATGACATGGTCAGAAATACTGAAGATCATGATTCCACCTTATCTGTTTCTTCTAATTCTGTTCCACGACATCAACTGAAGAAAACTGATGAGTCTTTTATCCTAGGCACTCCAAAAGAAGGGCTAAATGAAGCCACTAGGGTTCAGGATACTTCACGTCATGTCCTTACTTTGGATAGCCAACCTAGTCATGAATGCAATCCCCTCCTGGATTTAGATGTTGGAAGAAAAAGAGCTGCTACAGAAAATGGTCATGCTCAGCAAGAGTGCCCTGAGGAAATAGCTAAGGCAGCAAGAAGCCCCAAAAAATCaagaaaagtgctttcttgtgTATCTCAATCTTCTCTTATGATTGAAGAAAAACAGAATGGTGCTCTTGGTAATGGGCAGTTAGTGAATGTTGATTGGGACAAG GCACTATGTACCATCTCTAATGCAACGGAGCAAGTTTTGTCAGCATCAATAATTAAGCTTAATTTACAACAG CTTGATATGCTAAGCGGTAGGCTGGATGAGATTCATGTGGCTAGAAAATATAAAAGGCTTGCTACTGCTGTG AGGATCAAAGATTTTTGTGGTGATAAGCAAAAGAG AATAGAGGAGGCAAGATCTCTCCATGAGAAGCTTTTTTATGAGAAGGCAAAGCTtcaaataaataaaatgaagCTAGCTAAACTCCAA AATGAGGCTCAGCTATATCAAGATGGAATTCAAGAGTGCCGCTTTCTGAAATCTAAGATTTTGGGTGCTGAACAAATGAAGGATGCTTGTCTTCCTGCAGCAACTTCAATCAATGCCAGTGATAGACAG GTAGAGCTTGCTATTCTGACCGAAAAGCAGCTTGAACTCAACAATATTCAACAGAAGGTGGAGCACTTAAGGAGTTCCCTTGATTGTTTTCGCAATATTGAAGGTGACATTAATTATGATAGTGTTATGCGGCATGCTGAGGAGCAGTTGAAGATGAGAAATCAGTGTCACTTCATCCACCGGCAAGCAGGG CTCCCAGAGGTAACTGACTTCGTTAAAAGGGACAACAAGCGTGAGCTCATCCTCAACTATCACAATTTGCTGTTCCAAAG GTGCAAGTTTCTAATAGAAAAGGAGGTCCATTTACTATCCCAAAGAATCTATTTGGTCTGCCTGACACCATGA
- the LOC120669703 gene encoding 110 kDa U5 small nuclear ribonucleoprotein component CLO-like, giving the protein MDDSLYDEFGNYIGPELADSDADDDSDAGGASPSPSASRSPSPAARSPSGSPSRPAALMDVDEEEDGDPSQQAVVLAEDKKYYPTAEEVYGPGVEALVMDEDEQPLEQPIVAPPRVVKFEVGTRAAATSTYASTDFLLGLAGNPALVRNVALVGHLQHGKTVFVDMLVEQTHEVDTFDSEGERHVRFTDTRVDEQERQVSIKAVPMSLVLEGGNGKSYLCNIMDTPGHVNFSDEMTAALRLADGAVLVVDAAEGVMVNTERAIRHAIQERLPIVVVINKVDRLITELKLPPNDAYFKLRHTLEAINDLISSCSTTVGGTQLVDPVAGNVCFASGAAGWSFTLQSFAHLYLKIHGIQFDHEKFSSRLWGDLYFHPDSRTFKKKPPKEGANRSFVEFILEPLYKIYSLVVGEQKGNVESKLAELGVTLSNAAYKLNVRPLLRLACRSIFGSATGFTDMLVKHIPSVKDAAARKIDHIYTGPQDSSIVDAMKKCDPNGPLMVNVTKLYPKSDCSVFDAFGRVYSGTIQTGQTVRVLGEGYSPDDEEDMTVKEVTKLWVYQARYRVAISKAPAGSWVLIEGVDASIMKTATICPMNIDEDVYIFRPLRFNTLPVVKIAAEPLNPSELPKMVEGLRKISKSYPLAITKVEESGEHTILGTGELYLDSIMKDLRELYSEVEVKVADPVVTFCETVVDTSSMKCFAETPNKRNKITMVAEPLEKGLAEDIENGLVNLDSRQKEITDFFRQRYQWDVLAARSIWAFGPDKQGPNILLDDTLSVEVDKNFLNSIKDSIVQGFQWGAREGPLCDEPIRNVKFKILHANIAPEPLHRGGGQIIPTARRVVYSAFLMANPRLMEPVYYVEIQTPIDCVSAIYTVLSRRRGHVTADVPKPGTPIYIVKAFLPVIESFGFETDLRYHTQGQAFCVSVFDHWAIVPGDPLDKSIVLRPLEPAPIQHLAREFMVKTRRRKGMSEDVSISKFFDEAMMHELAQQAADLHIQM; this is encoded by the exons ATGGACGACAGCCTCTACGACGAGTTCGGCAACTACATCGGCCCGGAGCTCGCTGACTCCGACGCCGACGATGActcggacgccggcggcgcctccccGTCCCCCTCCGCATCGCGTTCGCCGTCCCCCGCCGCGCGCTCCCCGTCGGGATCCCCCTCCCGCCCGGCCGCGCTCATGGAcgtcgacgaggaggaggacggggacCCGTCACAGCAGGCCGTGGTGCTCGCCGAGGACAAGAAGTACTACCCCACCGCCGAGGAGGTGTACGGGCCGGGCGTGGAGGCGCTCGTTATGGACGAGGACGAGCAGCCGCTGGAGCAGCCCatcgtcgcgccgccccgcgTCGTGAAGTTCGAGGTCGGGACCCGCGCCGCGGCCACGTCCACCTACGCGTCCACCGACTTCCTCCTGGGGCTCGCGGGGAACCCCGCGCTGGTGCGCAACGTCGCCCTCGTCGGTCACCTCCAGCACGGGAAGACGGTGTTCGTGGACATGCTCGTGGAGCAGACACACGAGGTGGACACGTTCGACTCCGAGGGGGAGCGCCACGTGAGGTTCACAGACACTAGGGTGGACGAGCAGGAGCGGCAGGTCTCCATCAAGGCCGTGCCAATGTCGCTCGTGCTCGAGGGGGGAAATGGCAAGTCATACCTGTGCAATATCATGGACACGCCAGGGCATGTCAACTTCTCCGATGAGATGACTGCGGCACTGCGGCTTGCGGATGGGGCTGTGCTTGTTGTTGATGCTGCTGAGGGAGTAATG GTTAATACCGAGAGGGCGATTCGTCATGCAATCCAAGAAAGGCTTCCCATTGTTGTTGTGATTAACAAG GTTGACCGATTGATAACAGAACTAAAGCTGCCTCCAAATGATGCATATTTCAAGTTGCGGCATACTCTGGAGGCAATTAATGATCTTATCTCATCATGTTCTACTACAGTAGGTGGCACTCAGCTGGTGGATCCTGTTGCTGGAAATGTATGTTTTGCAAGTGGTGCTGCTGGCTGGTCTTTTACCTTACAATCTTTTGCTCATCTTTATTTAAAGATTCATGGGATTCAATTTGATCATGAGAAATTTTCATCGCGCCTATGGGGAGACTTGTATTTTCACCCTGATTCGAGAACCTTCAAAAAGAAGCCGCCAAAGGAAGGAGCTAATAGATCATTTGTTGAGTTTATCCTTGAGCCTCTGTACAAAATATATAGTCTGGTTGTCGGTGAGCAGAAGGGGAATGTTGAGTCAAAGCTTGCTGAATTGGGCGTCACCCTGAGCAATGCAGCTTATAAGCTGAATGTTAGGCCTTTGCTGAGGTTAGCTTGTCGCTCAATTTTTGGCTCTGCTACTGGTTTTACGGATATGTTAGTGAAGCATATACCCTCTGTGAAGGATGCTGCCGCAAGGAAGATAGACCACATATACACTGGCCCACAAGATTCCTCTATTGTGGATGCTATGAAAAAATGTGATCCCAATGGACCCCTTATGGTTAATGTAACAAAATTATATCCTAAGTCTGACTGCAGTGTCTTTGATGCCTTTGGACGAGTTTATAGTGGTACGATACAGACAGGACAGACTGTGAGGGTCCTTGGAGAAGGCTATTCTCCAGATGATGAAGAGGATATGACTGTTAAAGAGGTGACCAAATTGTGGGTTTATCAGGCACGGTATCGTGTTGCAATTAGTAAAGCACCTGCTGGTTCTTGGGTTCTTATTGAAGGTGTAGATGCATCAATCATGAAAACTGCCACAATATGTCCAATgaacattgatgaagatgtgtACATATTTAGACCTCTGCGGTTCAACACCTTGCCTGTTGTAAAAATAGCAGCTGAGCCTCTTAACCCGAGTGAGCTTCCTAAGATGGTGGAAGGTCTTCGTAAAATCAGCAAGAGCTATCCTCTTGCTATTACTAAGGTAGAAGAGTCTGGAGAGCATACTATACTGGGGACTGGTGAGCTATATCTGGATTCTATAATGAAGGACCTCAGAGAGCTTTATTCAGAGGTCGAGGTGAAG GTAGCAGATCCTGTTGTTACATTTTGTGAAACAGTTGTTGATACTTCTTCGATGAAATGTTTTGCTGAAACACCGAACAAGAGGAACAAAATTACTATG GTTGCTGAACCACTAGAGAAGGGCTTGGCAGAAGATATTGAGAATGGCCTTGTTAACCTTGATTCCAGACAGAAAGAAATCACTGACTTCTTTCGCCAGCGCTACCAGTGGGATGTACTTGCAGCAAGGTCAATATGGGCTTTTGGACCTGACAAGCAG GGTCCTAACATTCTTCTGGATGACACACTTTCAGTTGAAGTGGACAAGAACTTTCTCAATTCAATCAAAGATTCAATTGTTCAGGG GTTTCAGTGGGGTGCTAGAGAAGGTCCTTTGTGTGATGAGCCAATAAGAAATGTGAAATTCAAGATCTTACATGCAAACATAGCTCCAGAACCATTGCACCGTGGTGGTGGTCAGATAATCCCCACAGCACGTCGTGTTGTCTATTCTGCATTCCTTATGGCTAATCCTCGCCTTATGGAACCTGTGTATTATGTTGAG ATCCAAACACCAATTGACTGTGTCTCTGCTATTTATACGGTGCTATCCCGGCGACGTGGTCATGTAACAGCTGATGTACCCAAGCCAGGCACTCCTATATACATAGTCAAG GCATTTTTACCTGTTATAGAGTCTTTTGGATTTGAGACAGATCTCAGATACCATACACAGGGGCAAGCATTTTGTGTGTCAGTATTCGATCACTGGGCTATTGTTCCTGGTGATCCTTTAGACAAGAGTATTGTCCTTCGCCCTCTGGAACCAGCACCAATACAGCACCTTGCCCGAGAGTTCATGGTAAAGACCAGGCGAAGGAAG GGCATGAGTGAGGATGTGAGCATCAGCAAATTCTTCGACGAGGCCATGATGCACGAGCTGGCTCAACAGGCTGCTGATCTCCATATTCAAATGTAG
- the LOC120669704 gene encoding uncharacterized protein LOC120669704, protein MRMLRMAQAEELIDALELEEEETGKGLNQEMGLGRPCDTRWGSHYKTVMHVISMYPAIRRVLVKIGKEYTTAEAQSAMTMLTSFRSFEFVFMAHLMQEIFGYTEDLSRALQKKDHDIVNAMELVDLTKFHLQCLREEEGWNNFLQRVTSFCVKYKIKVVDMEGSYYPVGRPKRGFYNGAMNYHRFHVDMFVSVIDRQLRELNDRFDEPLLVLKEYFPH, encoded by the exons ATGAGAATGCTTCGAATGGCTCAGGCTGAGGAACTAATTGATGCATTAGagttggaggaagaagaaaccgGAAAGGGTTTGAATCAAGAAATGGGTTTGGGAAGGCCGTGTGATACTCGTTGGGGCTCTCACTACAAAACTGTGATGCATGTTATCTCTATGTATCCTGCAATCAGGCGTGTTTTGGTGAAGATTGGAAAAGAGTATACTACAGCGGAGGCTCAATCAGCTATGACTATGTTGACATCATTTCGGTCATTCGAGTTTGTATTCATGGCACACTTGATGCAAGAAATATTTGGTTATACCGAGGACTTGAGTAGGGCCTTGCAAAAGAAAGACCATGATATTGTGAATGCCATGGAGCTTGTTGATCTTACAAAGTTTCATTTGCAGTGCTTGCGGGAAGAGGAAGGATGGAATAATTTTCTTCAGAGGGTTACTTCTTTTTGTGTGAAGTACAAGATTAAAGTTGTTGACATGGAGGGTTCTTATTATCCTGTTGGGAGGCCTAAAAGAGGGTTCTATAATGGCGCAATGAACTATCATCGCTTCCATGTTGACATGTTTGTGAGCGTCATTGATAGGCAACTTCGAGAACTGAATGACAGATTCGATGAG CCACTGCTAGTGTTGAAAGAGTATTTTCCACACTGA
- the LOC120669398 gene encoding uncharacterized protein LOC120669398: MKKKATSSIFTIWEKAKAKKADLASTPNPPPVEIENNLQIALVQAQDDDEALAQSAVEANDEAPQSDRGSPTPIVQDDAATDEEGEDGADLEALEHDPGKRIAISRYAVNDQDRVRRRYIELGPCQPKNHDFPYRDISDHPRRFCPVWFKQNKWLEYSVERDAAFWFVCYLFKDKRKCPGGDTFVKGGWRNWHLKSRLKKHMGTVSSAHAEAQEKYDRFTTPRTSIRESIASNTTAVQSFI; the protein is encoded by the coding sequence ATGAAGAAGAAGGCTACTAGCAGTATATTTACAATATGGGAGAAAGCAAAGGCAAAAAAAGCAGATTTGGCATCTACACCAAATCCTCCTCCTGTTGAGATCGAGAACAATTTGCAGATAGCACTTGTGCAAGCACAGGATGATGATGAAGCACTGGCACAGTCCGCTGTTGAAGCAAATGATGAAGCTCCCCAATCGGACAGAGGCTCCCCAACTCCAATTGTACAAGATGATGCAGCAACTGATGAAGAGGGTGAAGATGGAGCAGATTTGGAAGCACTTGAGCATGATCCTGGGAAGCGAATAGCCATCTCAAGGTATGCTGTAAATGACCAAGATAGAGTTAGAAGGAGATATATTGAGTTGGGTCCATGTCAGCCAAAGAATCATGATTTTCCATATAGAGACATAAGTGATCATCCACGCCGCTTTTGCCCAGTTTGGTTTAAGCAAAATAAGTGGCTTGAGTACAGTGTAGAAAGAGATGCCGCTTTCTGGTTCGTTTGCTATTTGTTCAAAGATAAAAGAAAATGCCCAGGTGGTGATACATTTGTGAAGGGTGGGTGGCGAAATTGGCACCTAAAATCAAGATTGAAAAAACACATGGGTACTGTCAGTAGTGCTCATGCTGAAGCTCAAGAGAAATATGATAGGTTCACTACACCAAGAACATCAATTCGAGAGTCTATTGCTTCAAACACCACAGCAGTACAAAGCTTTATATAA